Proteins encoded by one window of Salvia splendens isolate huo1 chromosome 7, SspV2, whole genome shotgun sequence:
- the LOC121741292 gene encoding cold shock protein 2-like, with the protein MKSAALILLFSLWLIAAIATRPNPSTSNQAGGYFGDPGNGFGIPGYGNYGGGYGGGYGGPSGGGSTHGVVRPTVVCSEKGPCYKKKLTCPAKCFSSYGGSGKGYGYGGGGGGCTVDCKKKCTAYC; encoded by the coding sequence ATGAAATCAGCTGCTCTTATTCTCCTCTTTTCTCTATGGCTCATCGCAGCCATAGCCACCCGACCCAACCCCTCCACTTCCAACCAGGCCGGCGGCTACTTCGGCGACCCAGGTAACGGTTTCGGCATACCCGGCTACGGCAACTACGGCGGCGGCTATGGCGGCGGCTACGGCGGCCCCAGCGGAGGCGGTTCCACGCATGGCGTCGTACGCCCCACCGTTGTCTGCTCTGAAAAGGGACCCTGCTACAAGAAGAAGCTCACCTGCCCGGCCAAGTGTTTCAGCTCCTACGGCGGCTCCGGGAAGGGCTACGGctacggcggcggcggcggcggctgcaCCGTCGACTGCAAGAAGAAATGCACAGCTTACTGCTGA
- the LOC121810713 gene encoding uncharacterized protein LOC121810713, which yields MGVLNMMRRYTNKRELLRPAVTRFATSFITLRSIHNQRQNLRKMFTSDEWTTSQWYKEASGKQATTTVLNDAYWRHIVHALKLGSPLIEVLRMVDAERKPAMGYIYEAMDRCKETISKSFKGNEEKYKRAFDIIDSRWNDQLHKPLHVAGHYLNPTVFYKDVKGILACSEVIEGLHECILKLVPDINMQDQIMKKETALYRDAVSCFGNPLAIRHRNQMAPAEWWKHYGSKAPNLQNFAIRVLSLTCSATGCERNWSTFQHIHSKKRNRLAQERLNNLVFVKYNRDLERRFNIQNVTDPILLSDIDDSNEWLMGRMEGEDEDDDAGGDDFVFQNESLRWRDVGRASGVLEPSHNTRGNTNTRDHASSSKFTRILVDEDEENEDINLVGAEFDEGEDDYHLSEDDI from the exons ATGGGGGTGCTGAACATGATGAGAAGATATACGAATAAGAGAGAGTTACTTAGGCCGGCAGTCACTAGATTTGCTACTTCCTTCATCACTTTGAGGTCCATCCATAACCAGCGGCAGAATCTCAGAAAAATGTTCACCAGTGATGAATGGACTACTAGTCAGTGGTACAAAGAGGCATCCGGAAAACAGGCAACTACTACTGTGTTGAATGATGCTTATTGGAGACATATTGTCCATGCACTCAAATTGGGTTCTCCTCTTATTGAGGTGTTGAGAATGGTTGATGCTGAGCGCAAGCCCGCGATGGGTTATATTTATGAGGCTATGGATCGTTGTAAAGAGACCATTTCCAAGTCATTCAAAGGAAACGAAGAAAAGTATAAGAGAGCATTTGATATAATTGACTCTAGATGGAATGATCAATTGCACAAACCATTGCATGTTGCAGGTCATTACTTGAATCCGACTGTCTTTTATAAAGATGTGAAAGGTATTTTGGCTTGTTCAGAGGTTATCGAAGGCTTGCACGAGTGTATTCTAAAACTGGTTCCCGACATAAATATGCAAGATCAGATCATGAAAAAGGAAACGGCTTTGTATCGGGACGCTGTTTCCTGTTTCGGAAATCCTTTAGCTATTCGACATAGAAATCAAATGGCACCAG CTGAATGGTGGAAACATTATGGGTCTAAGGCACCAAATTTGCAAAACTTTGCAATTCGAGTCTTGAGCCTAACTTGTAGTGCTACTGGCTGTGAGAGGAATTGGAGTACTTTTCAACAT ATTCATAGCAAAAAGAGGAATCGTTTGGCACAAGAACGATTGAACAACTTAGTGTTTGTGAAGTACAACAGAGATCTTGAGCGAAGATTCAACATACAAAACGTCACTGATCCTATACTCCTAAGTGACATTGACGATAGTAATGAATGGTTAATGGGTAGGATGGAGGGggaggatgaggatgatgaTGCGGGGGGTGATGATTTTGTCTTCCAAAATGAGTCGCTCAGATGGAGAGATGTTGGTAGAGCTTCTGGTGTGTTGGAGCCATCTCACAATACTAGAGGCAATACAAATACTCGAGATCATGCCTCAAGCTCCAAGTTTACTCGTATTCTtgtggatgaagatgaagagaatgaaGATATAAACTTGGTTGGAGCAGAATTTGATGAAGGAGAAGATGACTATCATCTAAGTGAAGATGATATATAA
- the LOC121741115 gene encoding uncharacterized protein LOC121741115 has protein sequence MARNMDFLVCLLIMALDIIAGVLGIQAEVAQNKVQNLRVWIFECRDPSYEAFKLGLAAVVLLCLAHIVANLLAGCIFISSKQELDRASSNKQLAAASLVMSWIMLGIAFILLISGTLSNSRSRKNCGISHQRQLSIGGILCFIHGLFVVAYYVSAAAVLHDERNPHQQHKPDQQQQQQQQPLPA, from the exons ATGGCGAGGAACATGGATTTCCTGGTGTGTCTCCTCATCATGGCTCTCGACATCATAGCCGGAGTTCTCGGCATACAGGCCGAGGTTGCTCAGAATAAG GTACAAAACCTTAGGGTGTGGATATTCGAGTGCCGAGATCCAAGCTATGAGGCTTTCAAACTTGGATTGGCTGCAGTGGTCTTGCTGTGCCTGGCACACATTGTAGCCAATTTGCTGGCAGGATGCATCTTCATCAGCTCTAAACAGGAACTCGACCGGGCTTCCTCTAACAAGCAACTCGCTGCTGCCTCCCTCGTCATGTCATG GATTATGTTGGGAATTGCATTCATCCTGCTCATATCGGGAACGTTATCAAACTCGAGATCCAGAAAGAACTGTGGGATAAGCCATCAACGGCAGCTGTCGATTGGAGGGATCTTGTGCTTTATTCATGGACTGTTTGTGGTTGCCTATTATGTATCTGCAGCTGCTGTTCTTCATGATGAACGGAATCCGCATCAACAACACAAACCAGATCAGCAACAGCAACAGCAACAGCAACCACTTCCTGCCTGA
- the LOC121741160 gene encoding uncharacterized protein LOC121741160, protein MFTSDEWTTSQWYKEASGKQATTTVLNDAYWRHIVHALKLGSPLIEVLRMVDAERKPAMGYIYEAMDRCKETISKSFKGNEEKYKRAFDIIDSRWNDQLHKPLHAAGHYLNPTVFYKDVKCILACSEVIEGLHECILKLVPDINMQDQIMKKETALYRDAVSCFGNPLAIRHRNQMAPAEWWKHYGSKAPNLQNFAIRVLSLTCSATGCERNWSTFQHIHSKKRNRLAQERLNNLVFVKYNRDLERRFNIQNVTDPILLSDIDDSNEWLMGRMEGEDEDDDAGGDDFVFQNESLRWRDVGRASGVLEPSHNTRGNTNTRDHASSSKSTRILVDEDEENEDINLVGAEFDEGEDDYHLSEDDI, encoded by the exons ATGTTCACCAGTGATGAATGGACTACTAGTCAGTGGTACAAAGAGGCATCCGGAAAACAGGCAACTACTACTGTGTTGAATGATGCTTATTGGAGACATATTGTCCATGCACTCAAATTGGGTTCTCCTCTTATTGAGGTGTTGAGAATGGTTGATGCTGAGCGCAAGCCCGCGATGGGTTATATTTATGAGGCTATGGATCGTTGTAAAGAGACCATTTCCAAGTCATTCAAAGGAAACGAAGAAAAGTATAAGAGAGCATTTGATATAATTGACTCTAGATGGAATGATCAATTGCACAAACCATTGCATGCTGCAGGTCATTACTTGAATCCGACTGTCTTTTATAAAGATGTGAAATGTATTTTGGCTTGTTCAGAGGTTATCGAAGGCTTGCACGAGTGTATTCTAAAACTGGTTCCCGACATAAATATGCAAGATCAGATCATGAAAAAGGAAACGGCTTTGTATCGGGACGCTGTTTCCTGTTTCGGAAATCCTTTAGCTATTCGACATAGAAATCAAATGGCACCAG CTGAATGGTGGAAACATTATGGGTCTAAGGCACCAAATTTGCAAAACTTTGCAATTCGAGTCTTGAGCCTAACTTGTAGTGCTACTGGCTGTGAGAGGAATTGGAGTACTTTTCAACAT ATTCATAGCAAAAAGAGGAATCGTTTGGCACAAGAACGATTGAACAACTTAGTGTTTGTGAAGTACAACAGAGATCTTGAGCGAAGATTCAACATACAAAACGTCACTGATCCTATACTCCTAAGTGACATTGACGATAGTAATGAATGGTTAATGGGTAGGATGGAGGGggaggatgaggatgatgaTGCGGGGGGTGATGATTTTGTCTTCCAAAATGAGTCGCTCAGATGGAGAGATGTTGGTAGAGCTTCTGGTGTGTTGGAGCCATCTCACAATACTAGAGGCAATACAAATACTCGAGATCATGCCTCAAGCTCCAAGTCTACTCGTATTCTtgtggatgaagatgaagagaatgaaGATATAAACTTGGTTGGAGCAGAATTTGATGAAGGAGAAGATGACTATCATCTAAGTGAAGATGATATATAA